One genomic region from Pseudoduganella dura encodes:
- a CDS encoding protein-L-isoaspartate(D-aspartate) O-methyltransferase gives MTDKPRTFPLPLSSVTDKGQKKQPVFGPVATPQTATRNAALSAAALGAAAGTAFGDVGKPMREPAREPARGVVHAAPHGGASGATARPLRQAGSVIERVQPAAPRQDALVSGAVRRAMVARVAKMGVRDPVVLNALEAVPRHLFVEEGLAPQAYIDASLPIGHHQTISQPYIVARMIEVMRQGAALKSVLEIGTGCGYQAAVLACIAQDVYSIERIKPLHELAKANLRPLRVPNLRLHYGDGMLGLPQAAPFDGIILAAAGLEVPRALLEQLAIGGRLVAPVGERTQHLELVTRVAKSEWQRQLLEDCHFVPLRPGTV, from the coding sequence ATGACCGACAAGCCCCGTACTTTCCCGCTGCCCTTGTCGTCAGTGACGGACAAGGGGCAAAAGAAGCAGCCCGTGTTCGGCCCGGTGGCAACGCCGCAGACGGCCACGCGCAATGCGGCACTGAGCGCGGCGGCACTGGGCGCGGCAGCCGGCACGGCATTTGGCGACGTGGGCAAGCCCATGCGGGAGCCTGCAAGGGAGCCGGCGCGCGGCGTTGTGCATGCCGCGCCGCACGGCGGCGCGTCCGGCGCCACGGCACGGCCGTTGCGGCAGGCCGGCTCGGTCATCGAGCGCGTGCAACCCGCCGCGCCGCGGCAGGATGCGCTGGTGTCTGGCGCGGTACGGCGCGCGATGGTGGCCCGGGTGGCGAAAATGGGGGTGCGCGACCCGGTCGTGCTCAATGCGCTCGAAGCCGTGCCGCGCCACCTGTTCGTCGAGGAAGGGCTGGCGCCGCAGGCCTACATCGATGCGTCGCTGCCGATCGGCCACCACCAGACGATCTCGCAGCCCTATATCGTGGCACGCATGATCGAGGTGATGCGGCAGGGCGCGGCGCTGAAAAGCGTGCTGGAAATCGGCACCGGCTGCGGCTACCAGGCAGCCGTTCTTGCATGTATTGCACAAGACGTGTATTCCATTGAGCGTATCAAACCGTTACATGAGCTGGCGAAAGCCAACCTGCGGCCGCTGCGGGTCCCGAACCTGCGGTTGCACTACGGAGATGGTATGCTTGGGCTGCCACAGGCAGCGCCGTTCGACGGCATCATCCTCGCCGCCGCGGGTCTGGAAGTACCGCGGGCGCTGCTGGAACAACTGGCCATCGGCGGGCGACTGGTCGCGCCGGTAGGCGAGCGCACCCAGCACCTGGAGCTGGTCACGCGCGTGGCAAAGAGCGAATGGCAACGCCAGTTGCTCGAAGACTGCCACTTCGTACCGCTGCGGCCCGGTACTGTGTGA